One part of the Ziziphus jujuba cultivar Dongzao chromosome 2, ASM3175591v1 genome encodes these proteins:
- the LOC107419551 gene encoding mavicyanin, translated as MVEFRSKWKVKAIVVIIITSVLFPCVSASTYMVGKETGWNLISNLHDWAAANPFTAGDFLVFLYNQSANDVLEVQHLDYLNCNASHPIRTYNSGKTVVKLTQPGPMYFICSRGDHCKRGLRLHIQVKSQLSYDSINGITTPTTISPSSSPTTSPPSDATSAHPRYGAGEVGKSLHVGYVLVIIVLVMLVLCCPIVSF; from the exons ATGGTGGAATTTAGATCGAAATGGAAAGTGAAAGCGATCGTGGTGATAATAATTACATCGGTGCTGTTTCCGTGCGTTTCTGCCTCGACTTACATGGTTGGTAAAGAGACCGGCTGGAACCTCATATCCAATCTCCACGACTGGGCTGCAGCGAACCCTTTCACCGCCGGCGACTTCTTAG TGTTCTTGTACAACCAGTCGGCCAACGATGTATTGGAAGTGCAGCACTTGGATTACCTTAACTGTAACGCCTCGCACCCGATCCGTACGTACAACAGCGGAAAGACGGTGGTCAAACTGACTCAACCGGGACCCATGTACTTCATATGCAGCAGAGGAGATCACTGTAAAAGGGGCCTCAGACTCCACATCCAAGTAAAATCTCAGCTCTCCTACGACAGCATCAATGGCATTACTACTCCTACTACTATAAGCCCTTCGTCTTCCCCTACCACTTCCCCACCAAGCGATGCGACCAGTGCACATCCTCGTTATGGAGCTGGAGAGGTGGGGAAAAGCTTGCACGTCGGGTATGTCCTGGTGATCATAGTCCTGGTGATGCtggttttatgttgtccaatAGTTTCCTTCTAA
- the LOC107419553 gene encoding rRNA-processing protein fcf2: MPEGKVVIGTSWEPKLPTFTSATKTGSHQSQPESSSGGGIWKPNSELIDGLFVPPNNPRKLNKLRRKQLKDTAGNSWFDMPAHTITPELQKDLQLLKLRNVMDPKRHYKKGDSKSTTKYFQIGTVIESPLEFYSNRLTKKERKATLADELLSDRTLGEYRKRKVREIEEKNRPGGNEKWKIKGKHSQKRAKQRRH, translated from the exons ATGCCAGAAGGCAAGGTAGTAATCGGCACGTCATGGGAACCGAAGTTGCCGACTTTTACTTCGGCAACCAAAACTGGGTCTCATCAAAGCCAGCCAGAAAGTAGTAGTGGTGGTGGAATCTGGAAACCTAATTCGGAGCTTATTGATGGGCTTTTCGTTCCACCAAATAACCCAAGAAAGTTAAACAAACTGCGTAGAAAGCAGCTCAAAGACACTGCTGGGAATAGTTG GTTTGACATGCCAGCACATACGATAACTCCTGAGTTGCAGAAAGATCTCCAATTGCTTAAG TTGAGGAACGTAATGGATCCAAAAAGACATTACAAGAAGGGTGATTCAAAGTCAACAACAAAGTATTTCCAG ATTGGAACAGTGATAGAGTCTCCATTGGAGTTCTACTCTAATAGGctaacaaagaaagaaaggaaggcTACACTTGCAGATGAGCTTCTTTCTGATCGTACTCTTGGGGAGTACAG GAAGCGCAAGGTCAGAGAGATAGAAGAGAAAAATCGACCAGGTGGGAATGAAAAATGGAAGATAAAAGGCAAGCATTCACAAAAGCGAGCAAAGCAGAGAAGACATTGA